The following coding sequences are from one Rhineura floridana isolate rRhiFlo1 chromosome 2, rRhiFlo1.hap2, whole genome shotgun sequence window:
- the RD3L gene encoding protein RD3-like yields the protein MNNLHVEQNSSTASSLGKDTPFKKYIVKMPFFGWIKWPKTYSYKTGQYPGSDVVTKTLLRELKWHLKERQCLIQEIENEQKVQKASMDYNWLKSQQSPQITIPTTEQRQLEVLCSQIQPCQTGIILSRFREVLAENDVLPWEIVYIFKQVLKEFLTNFKKEVQQDQLADIWNTNCSVHMVAPGDTSGKTDKEEIPTVSSYVDKNTQGMFPTFSHRIWNLPYYYPSSEVFPSSQ from the exons ATGAACAATCTTCACGTCGAGCAAAACTCATCCACAGCCTCCTCCTTGGGAAAAGATACGCCTTTCAAGAAGTACA TTGTCAAAATGCCATTCTTTGGCTGGATAAAATGGCCAAAAACTTATTCCTATAAAACTGGACAATACCCTGGCTCAGACGTCGTGACAAAGACCCTCCTTAGGGAACTGAAATGGCACTTGAAAGAACGTCAATGCCTGATACAGGAGATAGAAAATGAACAGAAAGTTCAGAAGGCCAGCATGGATTACAACTGGCTAAAGAGTCAGCAAAGTCCTCAGATAACTATCCCAACTACTGAACAAAGACAGCTTGAAGTCCTTTGCTCCCAAATCCAACCGTGCCAAACTGGAATCATCCTTAGCAG ATTTCGTGAGGTTCTGGCAGAAAATGATGTTTTACCTTGGGAAATTGTATACATATTCAAGCAAGTTTTAAAAGAGTTCCTAACCAATTTCAAAAAAGAAGTTCAACAGGACCAACTGGCCGACATTTGGAATACAAACTGCTCCGTGCACATGGTAGCACCTGGTGACACCTCTGGCAAAACAGACAAAGAGGAGATCCCAACTGTATCCAGTTACGTTGACAAAAACACTCAGGGCATGTTTCCAACTTTCTCCCACAGAATTTGGAATCTCCCCTATTACTACCCATCAAGCGAAGTTTTCCCCTCTTCCCAATGA